A single genomic interval of Bos indicus isolate NIAB-ARS_2022 breed Sahiwal x Tharparkar chromosome 5, NIAB-ARS_B.indTharparkar_mat_pri_1.0, whole genome shotgun sequence harbors:
- the C5H12orf57 gene encoding protein C10 isoform X1: protein MASASAQSAALSAEQAKVVLAEVIQAFSAPENAVRMDEARDNACNDMGKMLQFVLPVATQIQQEVIKAYGFSCDGEGVLKFARLVKSYEAQDPEIASLSGKLKALFLPPMTLPPHGPASGGSVAAS, encoded by the exons ATGGCGTCCGCCTCGGCTCAGTCCGCGGCCCTGAGCGCCGAGCAGGCCAAGG TGGTCCTGGCCGAGGTGATCCAGGCGTTCTCGGCGCCGGAGAATGCTGTTCGCATGGACGAGGCTCGGGACAACGCGTGTAACGACATGGGCAAAATGCTGCAATTCGTGCTGCCCGTGGCCACGCAGATTCAGCAGGAGGTTATTAAAGCCTACGGCTTCAGCTGCGATGGGGAAG GTGTTCTTAAGTTTGCCCGCCTTGTTAAGTCTTACGAAGCACAGGATCCCGAGATTGCCAGCCTGTCGGGGAAGCTGAAGGCTCTGTTCCTGCCGCCCATGACCCTGCCGCCCCACGGGCCTGCTTCGGGTGGCAGCGTGGCCGCCTCCTGA
- the ENO2 gene encoding gamma-enolase, whose amino-acid sequence MSIEKIWAREILDSRGNPTVEVDLHTAKGLFRAAVPSGASTGIYEALELRDGDKQRYLGKGVLKAVDHINTTIAPVLISSGLSVVEQEKLDNLMLDLDGTENKSKFGANAILGVSLAVCKAGAAERELPLYRHIAQLAGNSDLILPVPAFNVINGGSHAGNKLAMQEFMILPVGAESFRDAMRLGAEVYHTLKGVIKDKYGKDATNVGDEGGFAPNILENSEALELVKEAIDKAGYTEKIVIGMDVAASEFYRDGKYDLDFKSPADPSRYITGDQLGALYQDFVRDYPVVSIEDPFDQDDWAAWSKFTANVGIQIVGDDLTVTNPKRIERAVEEKACNCLLLKVNQIGSVTEAIQACRLAQENGWGVMVSHRSGETEDTFIADLVVGLCTGQIKTGAPCRSERLAKYNQLMRIEEELGDEARFAGHNFRNPSVL is encoded by the exons ATGTCCATAGAGAAGATTTGGGCCCGGGAAATCCTGGACTCCCGTGGGAATCCCACGGTGGAGGTGGATCTCCACACTGCCAAAG GTCTTTTCCGGGCTGCCGTGCCCAGTGGAGCCTCCACCGGTATCTACGAGGCCCTGGAGCTAAGGGATGGGGACAAACAGCGTTACTTGGGCAAAG GTGTCCTGAAGGCCGTGGACCACATCAACACCACCATTGCCCCAGTCCTCATCAGCTCA GGTCTGTCTGTGGTAGAACAAGAGAAGCTGGACAACCTGATGTTGGACTTGGATGGGACTGAGAACAAGT CCAAGTTTGGGGCCAATGCCATCCTGGGTGTGTCCCTGGCTGTGTGTAAGGCAGGGGCTGCCGAGCGGGAACTGCCCCTCTACCGACATATTGCCCAGCTGGCCGGGAACTCAGACCTCATCCTGCCTGTGCCG gcctTCAACGTGATCAATGGTGGCTCTCATGCTGGGAACAAGCTGGCCATGCAGGAATTCATGATCCTCCCAGTGGGGGCCGAGAGCTTCCGGGATGCCATGCGACTTGGGGCAGAGGTCTACCACACACTCAAGGGCGTCATCAAGGACAAGTATGGCAAGGACGCCACCAACGTGGGGGATGAAGGTGGCTTTGCCCCCAACATCCTGGAGAACAGTGAGG CCTTGGAACTGGTGAAGGAAGCCATTGACAAGGCTGGCTACACAGAGAAGATCGTCATTGGCATGGATGTTGCCGCCTCGGAGTTTTACCGCGATGGCAAATATGACTTGGATTTCAAGTCTCCTGCTGATCCTTCCCGATACATCACCGGGGACCAGCTGGGGGCCCTCTACCAGGACTTTGTCAGGGACTATCCTG TGGTCTCCATTGAGGACCCCTTTGACCAGGACGATTGGGCGGCCTGGTCCAAGTTCACAGCCAATGTGGGGATCCAGATTGTGGGTGATGACCTGACAGTGACCAACCCCAAGCGAATTGAGCGGGCGGTGGAGGAGAAGGCCTGCAACTGTCTGCTGCTGAAGGTCAACCAGATCGGTTCAGTCACCGAAGCCATCCAAGC GTGCAGGCTGGCCCAGGAGAACGGCTGGGGGGTCATGGTGAGTCACCGCTCCGGAGAGACTGAGGACACGTTCATCGCTGACCTGGTGGTGGGGCTGTGCACAGGCCAG ATCAAGACTGGTGCCCCATGCCGTTCTGAGCGTCTGGCTAAGTACAACCAGCTCATGAG AATTGAAGAAGAACTAGGGGATGAAGCTCGCTTTGCGGGACATAACTTCCGCAACCCCAGTGTGCTGTGA
- the ATN1 gene encoding atrophin-1 isoform X1, whose product MKTRQNKDSMSMRSGRKKEAPGPREELRPRGRASPGGVSTSSSDGKAEKSRQTAKKARVEEASTPKVSKQGRSEEISESESEETNAPKKTKTEQELPRPQSPSDLDSLDGRSLNDDGSSDPRDIDQDNRSTSPSIYSPGSVENDSDSSSGLSQGPARPYHPPPLFPPSPPPPDSTPRQPEPGFEPHPSVTPTGYHAPMEPPTSRMFQAPPGAPPPHPQLYPGGSGGGVLSGPPLGPKGSGAASSVGAPSGGKQHPPPTTPISISSSGAGGAPPTKPPNTPVGGGSLPSAPPPASFPHVTPNLPPPPALRPLNNASASPPGLGAQPLPGHLPSPHAMGQSMGGLPPGPEKGPTLAPSPHPLPPASSSAPAPTMRYPYSSSTSSSAAAASSNSSASASASQYPASQALPSYPHSFPPPTSLSVSNQPPKYTQPSLPSQAVWSQGPPPPPPYGRLLANSSAHPGPFPPSAGGQSTAHPSAPTHHHHHQQQQQQQQPPPPHHGGSGPPPPGAYPHPLESGGSHHAHPYAMSPSLGSLRPYPPGPAHLPPPHSQVSYSQAGPNGPPTSSSSNSSSSSQGSYPGSHPSPSQGPSGAPYPFPPVPPVTTSSATLSTVIATVASSPAGYKTASPPGPPPYGKRAPSPGAYKTATPPGYKPGSPPSFRTGTPPGYRGASPPAGPGTFKPGSPTVGPGPLPPAGPSGLSSLPAPPAAPASGPPLSATQIKQEPAEEYETPESPVPPARSPSPPPKVVDVPSHASQSARFNKHLDRGFNSCARSDLYFVPLEGSKLAKKRADLVEKVRREAEQRAREEKEREREREREKEREREKERELERSVKLAQEGRAPVECPSLGPVPHRPPFEPGSAVATVPPYLGPDTPALRTLSEYARPHVMSPGNRNHPFYVPLGAVDPGLLGYNVPALYSSDPAAREREREARERDLRDRLKPGFEVKPSELEPLHGVPGPGLDPFPRHGGLALQPGPPGLHPFPFHPSLGPLERERLALAAGPALRPDMSYAERLAAERQHAERVAALGNDPLARLQMLNVTPHHHQHSHIHSHLHLHQQDAIHAASASVHPLIDPLASGSHLTRIPYPAGTLPNPLLPHPLHENEVLRHQLFAAPYRDLPASLSAPMSAAHQLQAMHAQSAELQRLALEQQQWLHAHHPLHSVPLPAQEDYYSHLKKESDKPL is encoded by the exons ATGAAGACACGACAGAATAAAGACTCA ATGTCAATGAGGAGTGGACGGAAGAAAGAGGCCCCTGGGCCCCGGGAAGAGCTGAGACCGAGGGGCCGGGCCTCCCCTGGCGGGGTCAGCACGTCCAGCAGCGATGGCAAAGCCGAGAAGTCTAGGCAGACGGCCAAG AAAGCCCGAGTAGAGGAAGCCTCCACCCCAAAGGTCAGCAAGCAGGGCCGGAGTGAAGAGATCTCAGAGAGCGAAAGTGAGGAGACCAATGCACCAAAAAAGACCAAAACTGAG CAGGAGCTGCCCCGGCCCCAGTCTCCCTCCGATCTGGACAGTCTGGATGGGCGGAGCCTCAATGACGATGGCAGCAGTGACCCCAGGGACATCGACCAGGACAACCGGAGCACGTCTCCTAGCATCTACAGCCCTGGAAGCGTGGAGAATGACTCCGACTCGTCTTCTGGCCTGTCCCAGGGCCCAGCCCGCCCCTATCACCCACCTccactcttccctccctcccctccaccacctGACAGCACCCCCCGACAGCCAGAGCCTGGCTTTGAACCCCACCCTTCTGTGACACCCACCGGATATCATGCTCCCATGGAGCCCCCCACATCTCGGAtgttccaggctcctccaggggctcctccccCTCATCCACAGCTCTACCCTGGGGGCTCTGGTGGGGGAGTTTTGTCTGGACCCCCACTGGGTCCCAAGGGGAGTGGGGCTGCCTCTTCAGTGGGGGCCCCTAGTGGGGGTAAgcagcaccccccacccaccacccccattTCAATATCAAGCTCTGGGGCTGGTGGTGCTCCCCCAACGAAGCCACCTAACACTCCAGTCGGTGGTGGAAGCCTACCGTCTGCGCCACCACCAGCCTCCTTCCCCCACGTGACACCAAACCTGCCTCCCCCACCTGCTCTGCGACCCCTTAACAATGCATCGGCCTCTCCTCCTGGCCTGGGGGCCCAGCCACTACCTGGGCATCTCCCTTCCCCCCATGCCATGGGGCAGAGCATGGGTGGACTTCCTCCTGGCCCGGAGAAGGGGCCCACTCTGGCTCCTTCACCCCATCCTCTGCCCCCTGCGTCCTCTtcagcccctgcccccacaatGAGGTATCCTTACTCATCCTCTACTAGCAGCTCTGCAGCAGCCGCCTCTTCCAAttcttctgcctctgcctctgcctcccagTACCCCGCTTCCCAGGCACTGCCCAGTTATCcccactccttccctcccccgACCAGTCTCTCTGTCTCTAATCAGCCCCCCAAGTATACGCAGCCTTCTCTTCCATCCCAGGCTGTGTGGAGCCAGGGtccccctccacctcctccctaTGGCCGCCTCTTAGCCAACAGCAGTGCCCACCCAGGTCCCTTCCCTCCTTCAGCTGGAGGCCAGTCCACAGCCCACCCATCAGCCCCaacacatcaccaccaccaccagcaacagcagcagcagcagcaaccaccaccaccacatcatgGGGGCTCTGGGCCCCCTCCCCCTGGAGCATATCCTCACCCCCTGGAGAGCGGTGGTTCCCACCATGCACACCCCTATGCCATGTCTCCCTCCCTGGGGTCTCTGAGACCCTATCCACCAGGGCCAGCACACCTGCCCCCACCTCACAGCCAGGTGTCCTACAGCCAAGCAGGTCCTAATGGACCCCCAACCTCCTCTTCTTCcaattcctcttcctcctctcaagGGTCCTACCCGGGTTCACACCCCTCTCCTTCCCAGGGCCCCTCAGGGGCGCCCTACCCCTTTCCACCGGTGCCTCCGGTCACCACTTCCTCGGCCACACTTTCCACGGTCATTGCCACAGTGGCTTCCTCGCCAGCAGGCTACAAGACAGCCTCCCCACCTGGGCCCCCGCCGTATGGCAAGCGAGCCCCGTCCCCAGGGGCCTACAAGACAGCCACTCCACCTGGATACAAGCCGGGGTCGCCGCCCTCCTTCCGAACGGGGACCCCACCGGGCTACCGAGGCGCCTCGCCGCCCGCAGGCCCAGGGACCTTCAAGCCGGGGTCGCCCACCGTGGGGCCAGGGCCGCTGCCGCCTGCGGGGCCCTCCGGCCTGTCGTCCCTGCCCGCACCGCCTGCGGCCCCTGCCTCTGGGCCGCCCCTGAGTGCCACGCAGATCAAACAGGAGCCGGCGGAGGAATATGAGACCCCCGAGAGCCCGGTGCCCCCGGCCCGCAGCCCCTCGCCCCCTCCCAAGGTGGTAGATGTGCCCAGCCACGCCAGCCAGTCGGCCAG GTTCAACAAACACCTGGACCGCGGCTTTAACTCGTGCGCGCGCAGCGATCTGTACTTCGTACCGCTGGAGGGGTCCAAGCTGGCCAAGAAACGGGCCGACCTGGTAGAGAAGGTGCGGCGCGAGGCCGAACAGCGCGCGCGCGAAGAAAAGGAGCGCGAGCGCGAGCGGGAGCGCGAGAAGGAACGCGAGCGCGAGAAGGAGCGCGAGCTGGAACGCAGCGTG AAGTTGGCTCAGGAGGGCCGTGCTCCAGTGGAGTGCCCATCTCTCGGCCCAGTGCCCCATCGCCCTCCGTTTGAGCCGGGCAGTGCTGTGGCTACAGTGCCCCCTTACCTGGGCCCCGACACTCCAGCCCTACGCACCCTCAGTGAATACGCCCGGCCCCACGTGATGTCTCCTGGCAATCGCAACCATCCGTTCTACGTGCCCCTGGGGGCAGTGGACCCGGGGCTCCTGGGTTACAATGTCCCGGCCTTGTACAGCAGTGACCCAGCAGCCCGGGAGAGGGAGCGGGAAGCCCGTGAACGAGACCTGCGTGACCGCCTCAAGCCTGGCTTTGAGGTGAAGCCCAGCGAGCTGGAACCCCTACATGGGGTCCCTGGGCCAGGCCTGGATCCCTTCCCCCGACACGGGGGCCTGGCTTTGCAGCCTGGCCCCCCGGGCTTGCACCCTTTCCCCTTCCATCCGAGCCTGGGGCCGCTGGAGAGAGAACGTCTAGCTCTGGCAGCTGGGCCCGCCCTGCGGCCTGACATGTCCTACGCGGAGCGTCTGGCAGCTGAGAGGCAGCATGCAGAAAGGGTGGCCGCCCTGGGCAATGACCCACTGGCGCGGCTGCAGATGCTCAACGTGACcccccatcaccaccagcacTCCCACATCCATTCTCACCTGCACCTCCACCAGCAGGATGCCATCCACGCAG cctctgcctcggTGCACCCTCTCATTGATCCCCTGGCCTCAGGGTCTCACCTTACCCGGATCCCCTACCCAGCTGGGACCCTCCCCAACCCCCTTCTTCCTCACCCTCTGCACGAGAACGAAGTTCTTCGTCACCAGCTCTTTG CTGCTCCATACCGGGACCTGCCAGCCTCCCTCTCTGCCCCGATGTCGGCAGCTCACCAGCTGCAGGCCATGCACGCACAGTCAGCTGAGTTGCAGCGCTTGGCGctggagcagcagcagtggctgcaCGCCCATCACCCGCTGCACAGTGTGCCGCTGCCCGCCCAGGAGGACTACTACAG TCATCTGAAGAAGGAAAGCGACAAGCCGCTGTAG
- the C5H12orf57 gene encoding protein C10 isoform X2: MVLAEVIQAFSAPENAVRMDEARDNACNDMGKMLQFVLPVATQIQQEVIKAYGFSCDGEGVLKFARLVKSYEAQDPEIASLSGKLKALFLPPMTLPPHGPASGGSVAAS, from the exons A TGGTCCTGGCCGAGGTGATCCAGGCGTTCTCGGCGCCGGAGAATGCTGTTCGCATGGACGAGGCTCGGGACAACGCGTGTAACGACATGGGCAAAATGCTGCAATTCGTGCTGCCCGTGGCCACGCAGATTCAGCAGGAGGTTATTAAAGCCTACGGCTTCAGCTGCGATGGGGAAG GTGTTCTTAAGTTTGCCCGCCTTGTTAAGTCTTACGAAGCACAGGATCCCGAGATTGCCAGCCTGTCGGGGAAGCTGAAGGCTCTGTTCCTGCCGCCCATGACCCTGCCGCCCCACGGGCCTGCTTCGGGTGGCAGCGTGGCCGCCTCCTGA
- the ATN1 gene encoding atrophin-1 isoform X2 — MKTRQNKDSMSMRSGRKKEAPGPREELRPRGRASPGGVSTSSSDGKAEKSRQTAKKARVEEASTPKVSKQGRSEEISESESEETNAPKKTKTEELPRPQSPSDLDSLDGRSLNDDGSSDPRDIDQDNRSTSPSIYSPGSVENDSDSSSGLSQGPARPYHPPPLFPPSPPPPDSTPRQPEPGFEPHPSVTPTGYHAPMEPPTSRMFQAPPGAPPPHPQLYPGGSGGGVLSGPPLGPKGSGAASSVGAPSGGKQHPPPTTPISISSSGAGGAPPTKPPNTPVGGGSLPSAPPPASFPHVTPNLPPPPALRPLNNASASPPGLGAQPLPGHLPSPHAMGQSMGGLPPGPEKGPTLAPSPHPLPPASSSAPAPTMRYPYSSSTSSSAAAASSNSSASASASQYPASQALPSYPHSFPPPTSLSVSNQPPKYTQPSLPSQAVWSQGPPPPPPYGRLLANSSAHPGPFPPSAGGQSTAHPSAPTHHHHHQQQQQQQQPPPPHHGGSGPPPPGAYPHPLESGGSHHAHPYAMSPSLGSLRPYPPGPAHLPPPHSQVSYSQAGPNGPPTSSSSNSSSSSQGSYPGSHPSPSQGPSGAPYPFPPVPPVTTSSATLSTVIATVASSPAGYKTASPPGPPPYGKRAPSPGAYKTATPPGYKPGSPPSFRTGTPPGYRGASPPAGPGTFKPGSPTVGPGPLPPAGPSGLSSLPAPPAAPASGPPLSATQIKQEPAEEYETPESPVPPARSPSPPPKVVDVPSHASQSARFNKHLDRGFNSCARSDLYFVPLEGSKLAKKRADLVEKVRREAEQRAREEKEREREREREKEREREKERELERSVKLAQEGRAPVECPSLGPVPHRPPFEPGSAVATVPPYLGPDTPALRTLSEYARPHVMSPGNRNHPFYVPLGAVDPGLLGYNVPALYSSDPAAREREREARERDLRDRLKPGFEVKPSELEPLHGVPGPGLDPFPRHGGLALQPGPPGLHPFPFHPSLGPLERERLALAAGPALRPDMSYAERLAAERQHAERVAALGNDPLARLQMLNVTPHHHQHSHIHSHLHLHQQDAIHAASASVHPLIDPLASGSHLTRIPYPAGTLPNPLLPHPLHENEVLRHQLFAAPYRDLPASLSAPMSAAHQLQAMHAQSAELQRLALEQQQWLHAHHPLHSVPLPAQEDYYSHLKKESDKPL; from the exons ATGAAGACACGACAGAATAAAGACTCA ATGTCAATGAGGAGTGGACGGAAGAAAGAGGCCCCTGGGCCCCGGGAAGAGCTGAGACCGAGGGGCCGGGCCTCCCCTGGCGGGGTCAGCACGTCCAGCAGCGATGGCAAAGCCGAGAAGTCTAGGCAGACGGCCAAG AAAGCCCGAGTAGAGGAAGCCTCCACCCCAAAGGTCAGCAAGCAGGGCCGGAGTGAAGAGATCTCAGAGAGCGAAAGTGAGGAGACCAATGCACCAAAAAAGACCAAAACTGAG GAGCTGCCCCGGCCCCAGTCTCCCTCCGATCTGGACAGTCTGGATGGGCGGAGCCTCAATGACGATGGCAGCAGTGACCCCAGGGACATCGACCAGGACAACCGGAGCACGTCTCCTAGCATCTACAGCCCTGGAAGCGTGGAGAATGACTCCGACTCGTCTTCTGGCCTGTCCCAGGGCCCAGCCCGCCCCTATCACCCACCTccactcttccctccctcccctccaccacctGACAGCACCCCCCGACAGCCAGAGCCTGGCTTTGAACCCCACCCTTCTGTGACACCCACCGGATATCATGCTCCCATGGAGCCCCCCACATCTCGGAtgttccaggctcctccaggggctcctccccCTCATCCACAGCTCTACCCTGGGGGCTCTGGTGGGGGAGTTTTGTCTGGACCCCCACTGGGTCCCAAGGGGAGTGGGGCTGCCTCTTCAGTGGGGGCCCCTAGTGGGGGTAAgcagcaccccccacccaccacccccattTCAATATCAAGCTCTGGGGCTGGTGGTGCTCCCCCAACGAAGCCACCTAACACTCCAGTCGGTGGTGGAAGCCTACCGTCTGCGCCACCACCAGCCTCCTTCCCCCACGTGACACCAAACCTGCCTCCCCCACCTGCTCTGCGACCCCTTAACAATGCATCGGCCTCTCCTCCTGGCCTGGGGGCCCAGCCACTACCTGGGCATCTCCCTTCCCCCCATGCCATGGGGCAGAGCATGGGTGGACTTCCTCCTGGCCCGGAGAAGGGGCCCACTCTGGCTCCTTCACCCCATCCTCTGCCCCCTGCGTCCTCTtcagcccctgcccccacaatGAGGTATCCTTACTCATCCTCTACTAGCAGCTCTGCAGCAGCCGCCTCTTCCAAttcttctgcctctgcctctgcctcccagTACCCCGCTTCCCAGGCACTGCCCAGTTATCcccactccttccctcccccgACCAGTCTCTCTGTCTCTAATCAGCCCCCCAAGTATACGCAGCCTTCTCTTCCATCCCAGGCTGTGTGGAGCCAGGGtccccctccacctcctccctaTGGCCGCCTCTTAGCCAACAGCAGTGCCCACCCAGGTCCCTTCCCTCCTTCAGCTGGAGGCCAGTCCACAGCCCACCCATCAGCCCCaacacatcaccaccaccaccagcaacagcagcagcagcagcaaccaccaccaccacatcatgGGGGCTCTGGGCCCCCTCCCCCTGGAGCATATCCTCACCCCCTGGAGAGCGGTGGTTCCCACCATGCACACCCCTATGCCATGTCTCCCTCCCTGGGGTCTCTGAGACCCTATCCACCAGGGCCAGCACACCTGCCCCCACCTCACAGCCAGGTGTCCTACAGCCAAGCAGGTCCTAATGGACCCCCAACCTCCTCTTCTTCcaattcctcttcctcctctcaagGGTCCTACCCGGGTTCACACCCCTCTCCTTCCCAGGGCCCCTCAGGGGCGCCCTACCCCTTTCCACCGGTGCCTCCGGTCACCACTTCCTCGGCCACACTTTCCACGGTCATTGCCACAGTGGCTTCCTCGCCAGCAGGCTACAAGACAGCCTCCCCACCTGGGCCCCCGCCGTATGGCAAGCGAGCCCCGTCCCCAGGGGCCTACAAGACAGCCACTCCACCTGGATACAAGCCGGGGTCGCCGCCCTCCTTCCGAACGGGGACCCCACCGGGCTACCGAGGCGCCTCGCCGCCCGCAGGCCCAGGGACCTTCAAGCCGGGGTCGCCCACCGTGGGGCCAGGGCCGCTGCCGCCTGCGGGGCCCTCCGGCCTGTCGTCCCTGCCCGCACCGCCTGCGGCCCCTGCCTCTGGGCCGCCCCTGAGTGCCACGCAGATCAAACAGGAGCCGGCGGAGGAATATGAGACCCCCGAGAGCCCGGTGCCCCCGGCCCGCAGCCCCTCGCCCCCTCCCAAGGTGGTAGATGTGCCCAGCCACGCCAGCCAGTCGGCCAG GTTCAACAAACACCTGGACCGCGGCTTTAACTCGTGCGCGCGCAGCGATCTGTACTTCGTACCGCTGGAGGGGTCCAAGCTGGCCAAGAAACGGGCCGACCTGGTAGAGAAGGTGCGGCGCGAGGCCGAACAGCGCGCGCGCGAAGAAAAGGAGCGCGAGCGCGAGCGGGAGCGCGAGAAGGAACGCGAGCGCGAGAAGGAGCGCGAGCTGGAACGCAGCGTG AAGTTGGCTCAGGAGGGCCGTGCTCCAGTGGAGTGCCCATCTCTCGGCCCAGTGCCCCATCGCCCTCCGTTTGAGCCGGGCAGTGCTGTGGCTACAGTGCCCCCTTACCTGGGCCCCGACACTCCAGCCCTACGCACCCTCAGTGAATACGCCCGGCCCCACGTGATGTCTCCTGGCAATCGCAACCATCCGTTCTACGTGCCCCTGGGGGCAGTGGACCCGGGGCTCCTGGGTTACAATGTCCCGGCCTTGTACAGCAGTGACCCAGCAGCCCGGGAGAGGGAGCGGGAAGCCCGTGAACGAGACCTGCGTGACCGCCTCAAGCCTGGCTTTGAGGTGAAGCCCAGCGAGCTGGAACCCCTACATGGGGTCCCTGGGCCAGGCCTGGATCCCTTCCCCCGACACGGGGGCCTGGCTTTGCAGCCTGGCCCCCCGGGCTTGCACCCTTTCCCCTTCCATCCGAGCCTGGGGCCGCTGGAGAGAGAACGTCTAGCTCTGGCAGCTGGGCCCGCCCTGCGGCCTGACATGTCCTACGCGGAGCGTCTGGCAGCTGAGAGGCAGCATGCAGAAAGGGTGGCCGCCCTGGGCAATGACCCACTGGCGCGGCTGCAGATGCTCAACGTGACcccccatcaccaccagcacTCCCACATCCATTCTCACCTGCACCTCCACCAGCAGGATGCCATCCACGCAG cctctgcctcggTGCACCCTCTCATTGATCCCCTGGCCTCAGGGTCTCACCTTACCCGGATCCCCTACCCAGCTGGGACCCTCCCCAACCCCCTTCTTCCTCACCCTCTGCACGAGAACGAAGTTCTTCGTCACCAGCTCTTTG CTGCTCCATACCGGGACCTGCCAGCCTCCCTCTCTGCCCCGATGTCGGCAGCTCACCAGCTGCAGGCCATGCACGCACAGTCAGCTGAGTTGCAGCGCTTGGCGctggagcagcagcagtggctgcaCGCCCATCACCCGCTGCACAGTGTGCCGCTGCCCGCCCAGGAGGACTACTACAG TCATCTGAAGAAGGAAAGCGACAAGCCGCTGTAG